Proteins from one Cyclopterus lumpus isolate fCycLum1 chromosome 11, fCycLum1.pri, whole genome shotgun sequence genomic window:
- the LOC117738801 gene encoding pro-opiomelanocortin-like — protein sequence MWGSVECIRLCRSDLTAEMPVIPGAAHLQPPPPPSDPESLLPLSLLLSSSSTTSSFPSSPQAKRSYSMEHFRWGKPVGRKRRPVKVYAPNGVEEESAELFPGEMRRRELAAKMMMAAGDEEKAQEVAEEEEEEQEGRLPGDVHEKKDGTYKMKHFRWSGPPASKRYGGFMKSWDERSQRPLLTLFKNVINKDGQQQEGEQ from the exons ATGTGGGGCTCGGTG gagtgcATCCGGCTCTGTCGCTCCGACCTCACCGCCGAGATGCCCGTCATCCCGGGTGCCGCCCACCTccaaccccctcctcctccatcagacCCCGAGTCTCTGCTTCCCCTCTCACTTttactttcctcctcctccaccacctcctccttcccctcctcccctcaggCCAAGCGCTCCTACTCCATGGAGCACTTCCGCTGGGGGAAGCCCGTCGGGCGTAAGCGCCGCCCGGTCAAAGTCTACGCCCCCAACGGCGTGGAGGAAGAGTCGGCCGAGCTGTTCCCCGGGGAGATGAGGAGGCGGGAGCTCGCCGCCAAGATGATGATGGCCGCCGGGGACGAGGAGAAGGCACAGGAGGTggccgaggaagaggaggaggagcaggaggggcgCCTCCCCGGCGACGTCCACGAGAAGAAGGACGGCACGTACAAGATGAAGCACTTCCGCTGGAGCGGCCCGCCGGCCAGCAAGCGCTACGGCGGCTTCATGAAGAGCTGGGATGAGCGCAGCCAGCGGCCGCTGCTCACGCTCTTCAAGAACGTCATCAACAAGGACGGacagcagcaggagggagagcagtga